In Plasmodium falciparum 3D7 genome assembly, chromosome: 6, the genomic window tgtaaagaaatatatggtCTTAatctaaataaaataaaataaaataaaataaataatcttGAATTATAgttattatcataaaaacaaaaagtaTAAACAAtgcttatatataaatatgttaagaatatcttattattttttatttatttattttttatttgtttcttaaatccttatatatatatatatatatatatatatacacttaTTCAATCTTATTAAGTacagtaaaaaaaaaaaaataataaaataattatatatataaacaaagatattatatatggtatttataattatatgtatttatttagaTATCTATACATTtgtttatgtattattatgtacgtatcataatatatatatattaatgtattatattgtGTGTTTAATTTATGTTAAATGTAAAGAAAAGTTTAATACAGTACATAAACAAAGTATaggctatatatatatataataaattaatacctatgcacacatttttttttttaaaataaaacgatatcgtaaaaagaaaaaaatccTTATAGTAACAAATTATTgatttaaagaaataaaaaaaagaaaaaaagaaaacatcattttataaaaataataatagtatatcAAAACGtgcaattttattatataaaaaaaaaaaaaaaaaaaaaaaaaaaaaggaataattaaaaaaatatattaaatatatcattcataaaatttacccacttgtattatataaatatatttatatatatatatatatatatatatatttatttatttatttatatttataatattgcaCTGTTATATACACAAAGAATTCTATCTATATCGTATAAGTTGACTATTTGATTAgcttatcatttatttttttatttcatatttttaatatatatatatatatattatgaataataatatatttattttttatagctattaatttattacatGCAAGATTAAAAGACTAgacaaaaggaaaaaaaacattatgGGAGAATTTCTTTtgctttttaaaatattttttataaatttaaaatgaCACACactaaaattatttaagtgtaagaaatatttattattttatttatttatttgaataattttattaattattttatataaagaaattaaatagcactatttaaattatatatatatatatatatatatagagctattatattaaatatataaagaaaaaaaaaaaaaaaaaaaaaaaaaattaaaataaatgtaaacaaataaataaataaataaatatatatatatatatatatatatatatatatatatatataataaagatatatacaaattattatatatatgtgatgcTCATAAACATATGGTATTACATGTTAAATAATACTAGACCTTATAAtgattttcatatattttttatttgcgGTAAATTTCTTTCCTACCttatgttaatttttttatatgttaatgAAGTTATATGATAAAGGACAGGTTTACTAATttccacattttttttttatttcttcatccAGTATTTCATATGGtattaaatatgatattttttttttttttttttcaaattgaatttttttttaatcatgCACACtgttaaaagaataaaaaataaaaaaataaaaaaaaataaaaaaaaataaaaaaaaaataaatatataataaaataaataaataaataaattatgattTGTTTAggtcatttattttatatatatattttttttttttttttaatcgtAGGTTACATAAAATCCTTTTCTGTTTaactttaaaaatatatatgtttattgtttattatgaatgttaataaataaaaaattgtaggcacaattataattttatataaataagaaatgtatttatattatgagtCCTTAAGAtaactttttataattatcatgtttaaataattatatgaaggATTATTTAATCctactttatatatacaatcttttggatatttattacaaatcatttttctattattaacctgaaaaaaattatcaacttgacaaatatatatgtatatatatatatatatatatatatatatatatatatatatatatatatatatatatatttatttatttatttatttatgtatacattATAGTTCTGTGTAAATATTTgtgatttaaaaattttttatgaaataattatattaaagtTATTCTGTTTAAAAACTATAAATGTATACAAAATTGTGGAAATCATTTTATTAGTAATCATAAAATTGGTAGAATCATGTAATTATGAAACATGAATGttatttttctataataatttcaataaaaaaaaaaaaaaaatataccagTGGGCAAAATAAAGATGTAGACGAAATGTATTTTGATCGATTGCGCAAAttgaattattatacatatatttatattttatatatatatatatatattttatatatatatatataaaatatatattttataatttttcattttaattgAGGATTACAAAATCATTATGTTACATATTCCTAAACAATGTTGGCAACTTTTTATCTCCATACTTTGATATTTGTCGTAATATTAAATCTCCTATAACCATTGAAGAAGATGCTTCAATAATGGGTGGTAATCTTGGTAAAATACAGCTATCATGTCTCCCTTGAACTTTCAAGTTACACATATTTCCATAAAAATCActtgtttctttttctatttgTATTGATGATACAGGTTTGATTGCTGATCtaaaaacaatattatttCCTGTTGAAATGCCAGCTAAAATCCCACCacaattatttgtttttgtaattaataatttttcttcattattattaaacgTAACATTGTaatcatcaatattattaaaattctTGTCATTTTTAGGAGGCATAAATCCTTTAGTTGAATTTAATATTTGATCCTCATTATTTTGAATCGTTGAATGATAAGAcatatttttacattcacctttatcatcatataataaatcactttctttttttgtagaCATATTTTCTACAGGTATGAAGATATCATTATGCATTGAGCCAAACATATATGTACCATTAAATCCACTCCCGAATTCTATTCCTTTCACGGCTGGAATAGATAAAATCATTTTGGCTAGCTCAGCTTCCAATTTGTCAAAAATAGGTTCTCCAATACCTATAGGAGGATTTTGTATAATGCATGTAGCAATGCCCCCAACACTAtctcctttattttttagtttcaaaatataagaaCAAATTTGTACAGCAGTATATGGATGTGGACATCTTGTTTGTAAATAAATCCATTCATCCGATTTTTcagaattattaaaagtGTTATCcttatcattaatataattgttatgattattatcaacctgatttatattacattcattagtttttacatttatatacgTGTTATCTATTGAAGGAATAGTCAAtgtgtttttattatattcatcagTTTTTAACATAGAAGCATTCATATCATATATTCTATTAAAACAAtccataaatattttttctttttcattatatctAACGGTTCCATAAGAATCTACTAAATCTCTTGAGGGtggatttttattttccaatTCTTTGCTGACTTGTTCAGGTATCTTTATATTCCCAACTGAATGTACATAACTAACAATAGAACAATTATAAGATTTATAAAGCCATTGTTCAATACACGCCCCAGCAGCAACTCTTGTGGCTGTTTCTCTTCCAGAAAATCTACTACTTccacttttatttttaacatgatatttcataaaatagGTATAATCTCCATGTCCTGGTCTaggaatatttataaaagaattataatcttcttttttaatatcttcattatatattaaaaatgtaatagGTGTACctaatgttttattttcatcaaatCCTGAAAGTATAACAAGTTTATCTTTTTCGTTTCTATTACTAGTTAGTTTTGATTGATTTGGTCTTCGTCTATCTAATTGTTTTTGTATTAAATCAAaatttatttctatattgGATAAAAACCCATCGATCACACACCCAATAGCTTTCCCATGACTTTCTCCGTAGGATGTTACTTTTAATAAAGTCCCATATGTGCtcataatgttttttttgtttaccaaaaataatacattatataagtCTGTTAGTATAAAGAACTCTTGATTATTatgtatcaaaaaaaaaaaaaaaaaaaaaaaaaaaaaaaaaaaattaaaaaattaaaaaatatccaTAAGttctaataaatatatatatatataaatatatgtagtatctattatataaatactcatataaaattaataacacaaaaaaaaaaaaaaaaaaaaaaaaaacacattctttttatttattggataatatttaaaaaaccgtgaagaaattttttttttattttttatttttttatttttt contains:
- a CDS encoding chorismate synthase codes for the protein MSTYGTLLKVTSYGESHGKAIGCVIDGFLSNIEINFDLIQKQLDRRRPNQSKLTSNRNEKDKLVILSGFDENKTLGTPITFLIYNEDIKKEDYNSFINIPRPGHGDYTYFMKYHVKNKSGSSRFSGRETATRVAAGACIEQWLYKSYNCSIVSYVHSVGNIKIPEQVSKELENKNPPSRDLVDSYGTVRYNEKEKIFMDCFNRIYDMNASMLKTDEYNKNTLTIPSIDNTYINVKTNECNINQVDNNHNNYINDKDNTFNNSEKSDEWIYLQTRCPHPYTAVQICSYILKLKNKGDSVGGIATCIIQNPPIGIGEPIFDKLEAELAKMILSIPAVKGIEFGSGFNGTYMFGSMHNDIFIPVENMSTKKESDLLYDDKGECKNMSYHSTIQNNEDQILNSTKGFMPPKNDKNFNNIDDYNVTFNNNEEKLLITKTNNCGGILAGISTGNNIVFRSAIKPVSSIQIEKETSDFYGNMCNLKVQGRHDSCILPRLPPIIEASSSMVIGDLILRQISKYGDKKLPTLFRNM